The sequence below is a genomic window from Streptomyces sudanensis.
GAGGGGTGATCGACGCGCCACGCCTGGTCGAGGAAGCCGCTGTGACCGCCCGTCAGCCCCTCCACGAGGTCCCGGAGCTCCTCCAGGTCGCCGACGGCGCCGAGCTGGGCGGCGATCGTGTCGACGGCCAGCCAGAAGACCATCGCCTCCGGTGGGGGCGGCACGTCCGCCGCGCCCCGCTCGGCCAGCCACACCCGGGCGAGCCCGCCCAGCTCCGGATCGTCGAGGACCTCCCGCACGGCGGGTTCCGCCTCGGCGCCCACCAGGGCCAGCGCCTGCTGGCAGTGGAGCCGGCGCAGCGGCGACCCGGCGTCGGCGCCCTTCGCCGCGGCCAGCAGCTCGCGGGCCGCCGCGGCCGGTTCGCGCCCGGCGAGCCACTGCTCCGTCTCGGCCCGCGCCGCCTCCGGAGGGAAACCGCCGACGGCGCCGAGGAGTTCCTCCGCGCCCCGCCCGGCGAGCTCCCCGACCACCGGGGCGGTCGCGCCGGCCTCCAGCAGCCTGCCGCGGACCCCGTACAGGCCGAGCGGGGTGAGGCGGACCATGCCGTACCGGGCGACGGCCTCCTCGTCGAGGTCGGCGGGCGACGGCTCGTCGGGGTCCTCCCGCGCCATCAGCGCCTCGTCGACGGGCCGGTACTCGACGAGCCCCGTCGGCTCCAGGGCCCGGAACCACTCGTCGAGCCGCATCATCGCCAGGGACACCTGCTCCAGTACGTCGTCCGTCGGCTCCGCCATGCCGCCGGGGACGATGACGGAGGCGGCGAGCGCGGGCAGCGGCACCGGTCCGCCACCGGCCGCGGTCAGCCGGTAGAGGTGGGCGAGCACCTCGTCCAGGAACCGCGCCTCCGCGTCCCGGCCCGGCCCGCCGGGGCGGGCGGCGCCGTCCGCCGCGGGGGCCACGGCGTCGGCGAGGACGGTCTCCAGGCAGCCCAGCCAGAGGGCGAGCACGTCCTTCGGGGCCCCGCCGGTCACCAGCGGCAGGGCGTCCCCGGCCGTGACGGTGCTCCGCCCGCCGGGCTCCTCGCGGACCTCGACGAGGCCCGTGCCGACCGCGACCCGCCACGCCCCGCCCGCGCACGCCTCCCCGGCGTCCCCGCCCGCGAGGCCCAGGGCCTCGGCGGCCTCGGCCGGCCGGTCCCCGGCGAGTTCGCCGCCCGCACCGGCCCGCATCCCCGGTCCGGCCCAGCGGGCGAGCCGGACGGCGCGTGCCAGTGCGGGCGAGGCGAGCGCGGCCCGCGCCAGTTCGGCGTCCGGCCGGAGTCGCACCGGCGGCAGGATCGGGCGGTCTGAGGGCATCGGCGGCATCTCCTCGGGGAGGACGGCGGGACGGATCCGGGCAACCCCCAAGCCTAGACGCCCGGGAGGACGCCCCCCGCGTTCATGCGCCCGACGGGCGCCGTCCATCCGGTCCCCCTTGACAAGCGGCCCGCGCGCCCAAGAATTGACGCGCGTAGAGCAGCCGTGTCCCCTTCGGCCGCCCCGCGCCCGCCCGTCNCCCCCTCCCCTTGGAGTCCTCCATGGCTTCCTCCCTGCCGCGAACCGCCGCGGTCCCGGCCGTCGTCGCCGCCGCCCTGGCCGCCGGGCTGCTCGCCGGCGCCCCCACCTCGGCGGCGGACGCGGACGGCACCGTCCGCATCCACGACATCCAGGGCTCCACCCGCATATCCCCGCTCGTCGGACGGACCGTCACGGACGTCCCCGGCGTCGTGACCGGCGTGCGCACGTACGGCTCCCGCGGCTTCTGGTTCCAGGACCCGCGGGCGGACGGGGACGCGGCGACCAGCGAGGGCGTGTTCGTCTTCACCGGTTCAAAGCCGACCGTCTCCGTCGGCGACGCCGTCGAGGTGTCGGGCACGGTCACCGAGTACGTCCCCGGCGGCCTCGGCTCCGGCAACCAGTCGCTCACCCAGATCTCGCGGCCGGCCGTCACCGTCGTCTCCTCCGGCAACCCGCTGCCCGCCCCGGTGACCGTCACCGCCGAGTCCGTCCCGGACGCGTACACCCCCGCGGGCGACCCGGCCGCGGGCGGCTCGATCAACGGCCTGCCCCTCAGGCCCGGTTCCTACGCGCTGGACTACTACGAGTCGCTGGAGGGCGCCAACGTCCGCATCGGCGCCTCGCGCGTCGTCGGCCCGAGCACCGAGCACGCCGAGCTGTGGGTGACCGTCGAGCCCGGTGAGAACCCCACCCCCCGCGGTGGCACCCGCTACGGCTCGTACGAGTCCCAGAACGCCGGCCGCCTCAAGGTCCAGTCGCTGGTCCCGCTCGCCGAGCGGCCCTTCCCCGCCGCGAACGTCGGCGACGTGCTCACCGGCCCCACCGAGGGCCCGCTCGACTTCAACCAGTACGGCGGCTACACCCTCACCGCGCGCACGATGGGCGCGGTCGAGGACCGCGGCCTGGAGCGCGAGAGGACCCGTCCGCAGCGCGCCGGCGAACTGGCCGTCGCCACCTACAACGTGGAGAACCTGGACCCGTCGGACCCGCAGGAGAAGTTCGACGCGCTGGCGCGGGCCGTCGTGGGGAACCTGGCCTCCCCCGACATCGTCGCCCTGGAGGAGATCCAGGACGACAGCGGCCCCCGGAACGACGGCACGGTCACCGCCGGCGAGACGCTGAGGAGGTTCACGGACGCGATCGCCGCCGCCGGCGGCCCCGCGTACGACTGGCGCTCCGTCGATCCGCAGGACGGCAGGGACGGCGGCGAGCCCGGCGGCAACATCCGCCAGGTCTTCCTCTTCAACCCCGCGCGCGTGTCGTTCACCGACCGCCCGGGCGGCGACGCCACCACCGCGACCGGCGTGGTCAGGGTGCGCGGCAGGGCGGCGCTGACCGCCTCCCCCGGCCGGATCGCGCCTACGGACGCCGCGTGGGAGAACAGCCGCAAGCCGCTGGCCGGCGAGTTCGTCTTCCGGGGCCGCCCGGTCATCGTCGTCGCGAACCACTTCGGCTCCAAGGGCGGCGACGAGTCGATCGTCGCGCACCGCCAGCCGCCGAACCGTTCCTCCGAGGTGAAGCGCCTCCAGCAGGCGCGGGCCGTCAACGCCTTCGTCAAGGACGTCCTCGCCGTCCAGCGCAACGCCGACGTGGTGGTCCTCGGCGACATCAACGACTTCGAGTTCTCCGCGACCACCCGGGC
It includes:
- a CDS encoding endonuclease/exonuclease/phosphatase family protein — its product is MASSLPRTAAVPAVVAAALAAGLLAGAPTSAADADGTVRIHDIQGSTRISPLVGRTVTDVPGVVTGVRTYGSRGFWFQDPRADGDAATSEGVFVFTGSKPTVSVGDAVEVSGTVTEYVPGGLGSGNQSLTQISRPAVTVVSSGNPLPAPVTVTAESVPDAYTPAGDPAAGGSINGLPLRPGSYALDYYESLEGANVRIGASRVVGPSTEHAELWVTVEPGENPTPRGGTRYGSYESQNAGRLKVQSLVPLAERPFPAANVGDVLTGPTEGPLDFNQYGGYTLTARTMGAVEDRGLERERTRPQRAGELAVATYNVENLDPSDPQEKFDALARAVVGNLASPDIVALEEIQDDSGPRNDGTVTAGETLRRFTDAIAAAGGPAYDWRSVDPQDGRDGGEPGGNIRQVFLFNPARVSFTDRPGGDATTATGVVRVRGRAALTASPGRIAPTDAAWENSRKPLAGEFVFRGRPVIVVANHFGSKGGDESIVAHRQPPNRSSEVKRLQQARAVNAFVKDVLAVQRNADVVVLGDINDFEFSATTRALTDGGALRAAVTSLPPGERYSYVFQGNSQVLDQILTSPGIRRFEYDSVHINAEFADQDSDHDPQVLRFRP